The sequence AGTAGAAAAAAGAGCGTAGTTGTTTGCTTCTGAAGCAATAACCTTTTTAAGTTAGAAAACACTAAAAAAGAAGCCATTTATGAAGCCAAATTAGAACAATTAAAAGCAGCAAGAGAAATGGCAAAAAAATAAAAAAAGAAAAGCTATCTGAAGCTGATAAAAAAGCGTACAGAAAGAAGCATTTAGCACCCCACACCAAGAATATTCTAAATATAATTGGAGTTAAATGGAAAGAGTTTAAACCTTTTAATGATGAAATTAATTCTAAATTAAAAAAACTAAAATAAAGTAATTCTAACTGATGTAACCTATGAGAAACCTATCAATACTTCTGATATTGCTACTATCCTGTTGTACCACCGTTCAGAAAAAAGACCTTGAGCCAAACCAATTAAATGCCGTTCCATCGGAAACTTTGAATTGGTATCAGGATGCTCGATTTGGGATGTTCATCCATTGGGGACTCTATTCGGTAACTGGAAAGCAAGAGTGGTTTCGTTATGGACGCAAAGTTCCTGATGAGGAATATCGAGCATTAGCCAATCAATTTAATCCTACGGAGTTTAATGCAGATACCTGGGTGCAAGCGGCAAAATCTTCAGGAATGAAATGGATTACCATTACCACCAAACACCATGATGGTTTTGCCATTTATAGCTCTCCTGCGGACAGCTTTGATATTGATGCTACACCTTTTGGAAAAGCAGGGCGTGACCCTCTTGACGAGTTGGTAGAAGCCTGTAGAAGGCACGACATGAAATTTGGTTTCTACTATTCCCACTATCAGGATTGGGATCATCCACAAGGCGGCGTAGTAAACCTAAGCTATGAAGAAAAAATCAACCTGCCTTTCAAAAAATATATGGACGAAAAGGCATTACCACAGATGAGAGAACTGCTAACAAAGTATAGTGACGTATCAGTTATTTGGTTTGATACACCGCTTCATATTTCGGATGAAGAAGCCCATGAATTCAGAGCGTTAGTAAAAGAGTTAGCTCCTGGAGCATTAATAGGTGGAAGGTTAGATGATGCCACGGGTGATTTTTGGTCCATGCCCGATAATAGAGTGCCTCAAAATCCTTTTAATGAACCCTGGGAAACTTGTATGACTTCCAATGGCGGATGGGGCTGGCGTATACCAATGCAAGAAACACGTCCAGCAAAAGAGATGATTCAAGAATTGAGTACCATTGTATCACGAGGAGGTAATTTCCTACTCAATACAGGGCCGTCCCCAACAGGAAAAATGAATGAAAACGACTTAGCTGCATTTGCACAAGTAGGAGCGTGGTTAACAATAAACGGAGAAGCAATTTATGGCACAAGCGAAAACCCTTTTTATGGTTCACCTTATATATGTACCACAAAAGATAACAAGCTATTCGTACATCTTTTTGATTGGACAAAAGATTCGTTAAATATAAACAGATTACAAAGCGAGGTGAAAAAAGTATGGCTATTAGCCGACCCTACTAAAACATTACTTGACTTTGAAGAAAAGAAAGATTGCTTGACTGTTGTTTTACCAAAAAATCTACCAGATTCTATCAACTCTATTGTGGTTATAGAAACGCAAGGTAAACCAGAGGTTAAAAACTTTCTTCCTACCGAAGACGATAAGGGAGTTATTACCATCTCATCCAAAGAGATGAATATAATTGATAATCGATTTTCTTCTTTTACAGAGCATGATTCTATTTTGAAGGTTTATGATACTCGACGTGCTTGGGTCAATGGATCTTTTGAAGTTGCTTCACCAGGTACTTTCGAATTGTTTGCTCATCAAACAAAGAGCGATACGGTTCAAAATACGTCTTATTGGATCAAGATAAATGATAATAAACTTACTGTTCCAGTAGTTGATTCTTTAGAGAAAGATAAATTTATAAAACAATCTATTGGGAAAATAAAATTTGATAAAGCAGGTATTTACAATTATACCATCCGACCTACCGACTGGTATTGGAAAACAAAACAGGTATTTGTGAAAATTAAGACATTAGAGTTAATAAAGGATTAAGATGAAAAGTAAATTAATGGTAATTAGTAGAATATTTATTTTGGCATTATTGTCCGTTTTATTTTATTGTTGTTCGAAAAAAGGAAGCCATCTCCCCAATATTGTAATTATTTATGCTGATGATATGGGTTATGGTGATTTGAATTGTCAAAATTCAAATTCCAAAATCCCAACGGTCAATCTGGATAAACTAGCTTCAGAAGGTATGCGTTTTACCGATGCACATAGCTCTTCTGGTATTTGTTCTCCAAGCCGATTTGCTTTGCTTACTGGAACCTATCATTGGCGCAGACAGCATGGTATTGTCCAGTCTTTTGGCGCGCCTTTTTTTAAGGATTCTGATATTACCTTACGACAAATATTGAAAACAAAAGGCTATCATACAGCTTGCATTGGTAAGTGGCATTTGGGTTGGAATTGGAAATTTAAAAATTTACCTTCAGAAGAAATCATACGAAGAAACGACACTATTAAAGTATATGGTGCAACTGACGTTGATTGGAGCAAGTCCATTGCCGGAGGACCTTTGGATAGAGGCTTTGACTACTACTTTGGAGATGGCACCATCAATTTTCCTCCTTATGCTTGGATTGAAAATAACAAGGTGGTTGAGCCACCAACCGAATTTATGACAGGTAAAACACTTGGCCATAAAGTAAAAGAAGGTAAATGGGAATTTAGACCCGGTCCAAAGGTAAAAAACTGGAATCCCTATGAAGTGCTACCCACTCTTGCCAATAAAACCGTAGATTGGATAAAAGCCCAAGATAAAAAGCAACCTTTCTTCCTCTACTTTGCTTTGCCCTCTCCTCATGCACCTATCATCCCCAATGACGAATTTGACGGCATTTCGCAGGCTGGAGCTTATGGAGATTTTATGGTTCAGACCGACTGGGTAGTGGGACAGGTGTTAAAAGCACTAAAAGAAAAGGGGTTAGAAGAAAATACCCTTGTTATTTTTAGTTCCGACAATGGCACAGAACATTATGCCTGGGAGCGGGCAGAAAAATATGGACACTTTAGCATGGGTAATTTTCGTGGCTTAAAACGCGATGTTTGGGAAGGTGGTCATCATGTTCCGTTTATAATCAAATGGCCGAGACAAATAAAAGCCAATTCTACTTCCAATGAGGTGATTTCTCAAGTAGATGTTATGGCAACATTGGCAAGTGTAACAGATACAGAATTACCAGAAAATGCTGCCCCAGATAGCTATGATTTTACACCTGTAATTAAAGGGAAAGTATACAAATCGCCCATCAGAGAGGCTACTATTCACAATACATTTGCATCTATTTGGGGCATTAGAAAAGGTGATTGGTTGTATATCAATGATTCGACAGGCGGACATAGAGCCTTGCCCGAATCATTCAAAGCACTTACAGGTTATATCGATTTTGATACCGATGGACTTCTATTTAATATGGTAAAAGACCCCGAACAAAGGGTAAATCTTTATGAAGAACAACCTAGTAAAATTGAAGAATTAAGAGATTTAATGAATGCCTATCGTACAACAAATAGGTCGGTTAAATTAAAAAATTCTTCTAAATATTAAATTTTTTAAAATGAATAAAACATTTTCCTTAATAGTGATAACTTTATTTTTCTGTAGTTGTGTAATCAGCCAAGATAAAGATACTAGTACTAACATTATCCTAAATTATGGCAGATGATTTAGGCTGGGGAGATGTAGGATATAATAATAACGACTCTATTAGAACGCCTCATATAGATCATATGGCAAAAAAGGGCGTTGTTTTTAATCGCTTTTATGCTGCTGCTCCAGTTTGTTCTCCTACAAGAGCAAGCTGAATTACTGATAGGAATCCACACTGAATGCGTATTAAAACAGCAAACTTAGGGCATATGTTATCTCAGGAAATTACTATTGCAGAGGTGTTAAAAGAAAAGGGTTATGTCACAGGACATTTTGGGAAATGGCATCTGGGAACACTTGCTAAAGATAGTTTAGATTCCAATCGCGGAGGCAAGCATAAGTTCGCTGAAGATTATAGTCCACCATGGGAAAATGGTTTTGATGTTTGTTTTTCTACCGAAGCAAAAGTCCCTACATGGGATCCTATGATTGTACCTAAACCTGTGGCTGGTGGTGTTGGAAAGAAACCTCAAGGTGAGTTTTACGGTAGTAGATATTGGAATGAGCAAGGTATTCCTCAAACCACTAATTTAGAGGGTGATGACTCTAAGGTTATTATGGACCATTCCATTCCATTTATAGAAAAAAGCTTTAAAGACAATATTCCTTTTTTATCGGTCATTTGGTTTCATACACTGCACACACCGGTTGTAGCAGGAGAGGATTATATTCACATCTTTCGGATAAAACCCAACATTATTATGGTTGTATTACGGCAATGGATGAAAAGATAGGTCGTTTAATGAAATCTATCAAAGAAAAAGGTAGATGAAATAAAAGGAGTTAGTGTTCTTGGTGCAGATAAAAAATATTATGGGAACAAACCTCAGAAGGATTGGAAATAGATTTAGGAGCATAAAAGTTAATGAACTTGAATATACTTTGAAGGCAATGTTTTAACAAAATTCAATAAGAATAAAAATTATGAATCGTGTACGTGTAATTTTTTTACTAACTCTTTTTTCAAGCTTGTTGGCATGTATGGCATATCAAAAAAAGAGTGAGGAAAATCTGAATAAGCCTAACTTCATTTTCTATCTTGCAGATGACCAAGATAAACTAGATTATGGTACTTATGGTAATCCAAACGTCCATACCCCCAATGTGGATAAGCTTGCCTCACAAGGGTTGAAATTTAATAGCGCATTTACCGGACAGGCCATTTGTGCGCCCTGCCGATCCCAATTATTCACCGGCTTGTACCCTTTGAAGAATGGTACATTTATCAATCATGTAGGCTCTAAAAAAGGTTTACTGTCAGTCACTGATTTATTGGGCGATGCTGGATATGAAGTGGTAATTGCCGGAAAGCTACACGTTAAGCCTCAATCGGTTTATGAAAGGGACAGTTATTATGAAGATGAGCCGTGCGGGGGATTTGACATGGACAAAGCCATACCCATTGATTCCATTGAAAACTTCTTAATGACGGTCACCAAACCTTTCTGTCTTTTTATCACATCTCACTATCCTCATGGCCCCTATCCAAAATCAGAAGAAACGTCCTACAAGCCAGAAGATATTGTGGTGCACCCCCATAACGAGAAAAATGACAAGAAGGTCGACTTGGGAAGAAAGATGGGCTACTACGAAAACATAAAGAAGGATAACGAAATGCCGGGTTGGGTGCCTGATATGGTGGATTCAGACGCTTCGCTGTCTAGCAGTACCCTATTTGTATATTCTTCAGATCATGGGGCATCAGGTAAATTCACCGTGACGGACGCTGGATTAAACGTGCCGTTTATTGTCCGATGGCCAGGAGTCATTCCTCCCGATATGAGTACAGAGGCCGTGGTACATTATACCGATGTACTTCCTACATTTTTCGATATAGCCGGAGCGGATATTCCATCTTACCTAGATGTGAAGAGCTTTAAAGAGCTTCTGCAAGGTACAACAGACAGACACCAAAAATATGTCTATGGAGTAGCCAATCACCAGAACCAACTTATTCCATACATTTTCCCTACGCGACTTATAAGAAGTGAAACGTTCGCTTACATCCGGAATTTCAACTCTATTGGCAATTACGGAGATGATGAGAACATCAATAAATTCATTAAGAGAGCAGCTCTAAAGTTCAATGCCCCTGCTGAGGAATTGTACGATACGGTCAATGACCCCTATCAGTTAAATAACCTTGCAAAAGATACGGTTTGTCAGGAAGTTAAAGGAGATCTTAATAGGAAATTAAGTGTATGGATAGCCCAGCAGGAAGATTACTTGCTGGATTATAAAATGCCGGTCATTTATGCTTCTAATACTGCTTTAGACAACCCAAGGCGTCTAAATAAAATTCCTGAGGAATTGGTCGGAATCCTTAAGGATTCTGAAGTTTTATATCGTACTAAAGAACTAGACTTTCCTCTTTTGTTGACTCCTATAGTTGCACTAAAAGACATCTCATTATCCGATACTATTTTATCCCTAAAGCTGGAAGAAACAAGTAAATTGAACATTGATTTTGTTCCTACTAATGTTACTGAGAAAACGGTCTATTGGTGGTCAAGTAATCCCGAGGTGGCTAAGGTAAATCAAGAAGGACAAATAGTAGCTTTGACTAAGGGTACTACCAATATACAAACCATGTCATTTGATGGACACCATATTGCCAGTTGTGAAGTTATAATTGTTAAAATCTAATATATGAAATTGTATAAAATAATAGTATCCCTACTTTTTGCAATAGGAATATTTGGTTTAAGCCAATCATGCGCCCAGCAGAAAAAATACAATGTGTTGTTTATACCCATAGATGACCTAAAACCTATGCTGGGCAGCTATGGAGACACATTAATAAAGACACCTAATATAGATAGGCTGGCTAAAAGCGGAACTGTGTTTTTAAATACATCTTGTCAAATGGCACTTTGTGGCCCTTCGAGAGCGAGTTTGATGACCGGGATGTATCCTGATGAAACTAAAGTATGGAATTTGGAGACCAAAATGCGCGATGTAAATTCCGATATTTTAACGCTACCTCAGTATTTCAAGCAACAGGGGTATTCAACTACGGGAATCGGTAAGACATTTGACTCCCGTTGCGTAGATAATGGGAAATATATGGATAAGCCCTCTTGGTCTATACCCTATCATAAAGCAAAAGCTGTTGATTACGCAAATCCTGAAGTGAAGATAGCATGGGAAAAGGCTGAAAAGCTAGTTGAAAGTCAGACTTTTAGTGCGGGGTATAAAAGAAATAAAGCGATTGCTAGACTTGGAGGGCCTATGTGTAGACCTTCTTCTGAGTGTATGGATGTACCTGATGACACCTATAAAGATGGAGCAAATACTACTGCGGCTTTAACTATCATGGAGCAGTTGGCAAAGTCCGATAAACCTTTTTTCTTATCGGTAGGTTTTGCAAAACCCCATTTACCGTTTGTGGCACCAAAAAAATATTGGGACTTGTACAATCGTAAAGATATTGTCGTAGCGCCCTTTCAAAAAAAATCTATAAATGGTCCTCAACTAGCATACAAGGGTGAGCAGTTGGGAGAAATTGCAGCCTATAGCGATATACCTTTATTAGGACCACTTGATATAGATAAACAAAAGGAGCTTATCCATGGCTACATGGCTACAGTAAGTTATGTAGATGCACAGATTGGTAGGTTATTGGATAAATTGGATGAATTGGATATTAAAGATAATACTATTATTTGCCTTTTGGGCGACCATGGGTTTCATCTAGGAGACCATGGCTTATGGACTAAGCATACTAATTTTGAACAAGCCGTTCGCTCGCCAATGATTATCTCCTCACCAGATGGATTTACATCTAATAGTACCAATGCTCCAGTCGAATTTGTGGACATCTTTCCAACACTTTGTCATTTGGCTAATTTAGATATTCCAAAGCACCTTTCTGGTAAAAGCTTGGTTTTGGTAATGAAAGATTCCACTACTTCGGTGAGGCATTCAGCCATGGCTCAGTATACCAGAGGTACTTCTAAAATGGGTTATACTTTAAGGAGTGAAAGGTATCGCTATGTAAAATGGATGAATATGGATTATTACAAGGGTGAAAGACAAGGAAGTCTTATTACAACCGAACTTTATGATTATGGGAATGATCCTTTAGAAACTATAAACCTTGCTAAAAATGTAGATTATACCGATGTAGTAAACGAATTTGAACAAGAGTTTACATCAAGAAAAATTGGACAAACCTCAAAAGAGTAATATAAAATAACCTTTCTAAAACCTTTAATCTGTATTATTATTTATGAAAGCAGTAAAACTCTTCTGTCTTTTGGTCTTGATAAATTGCACTTCCAGTGAACCCGATAATCTTGAAAACGTACTACCCAATATTATTTTCATTTTGGTTGATGATTTAGGAAAAGAATGGGTAAGTGCCTATGGTGCTGAAGAAGCGGTAACGCCTAATATTGATGCACTTGCCAAAAG is a genomic window of Flagellimonas sp. CMM7 containing:
- a CDS encoding alpha-L-fucosidase, with the translated sequence MRNLSILLILLLSCCTTVQKKDLEPNQLNAVPSETLNWYQDARFGMFIHWGLYSVTGKQEWFRYGRKVPDEEYRALANQFNPTEFNADTWVQAAKSSGMKWITITTKHHDGFAIYSSPADSFDIDATPFGKAGRDPLDELVEACRRHDMKFGFYYSHYQDWDHPQGGVVNLSYEEKINLPFKKYMDEKALPQMRELLTKYSDVSVIWFDTPLHISDEEAHEFRALVKELAPGALIGGRLDDATGDFWSMPDNRVPQNPFNEPWETCMTSNGGWGWRIPMQETRPAKEMIQELSTIVSRGGNFLLNTGPSPTGKMNENDLAAFAQVGAWLTINGEAIYGTSENPFYGSPYICTTKDNKLFVHLFDWTKDSLNINRLQSEVKKVWLLADPTKTLLDFEEKKDCLTVVLPKNLPDSINSIVVIETQGKPEVKNFLPTEDDKGVITISSKEMNIIDNRFSSFTEHDSILKVYDTRRAWVNGSFEVASPGTFELFAHQTKSDTVQNTSYWIKINDNKLTVPVVDSLEKDKFIKQSIGKIKFDKAGIYNYTIRPTDWYWKTKQVFVKIKTLELIKD
- a CDS encoding sulfatase; its protein translation is MKLYKIIVSLLFAIGIFGLSQSCAQQKKYNVLFIPIDDLKPMLGSYGDTLIKTPNIDRLAKSGTVFLNTSCQMALCGPSRASLMTGMYPDETKVWNLETKMRDVNSDILTLPQYFKQQGYSTTGIGKTFDSRCVDNGKYMDKPSWSIPYHKAKAVDYANPEVKIAWEKAEKLVESQTFSAGYKRNKAIARLGGPMCRPSSECMDVPDDTYKDGANTTAALTIMEQLAKSDKPFFLSVGFAKPHLPFVAPKKYWDLYNRKDIVVAPFQKKSINGPQLAYKGEQLGEIAAYSDIPLLGPLDIDKQKELIHGYMATVSYVDAQIGRLLDKLDELDIKDNTIICLLGDHGFHLGDHGLWTKHTNFEQAVRSPMIISSPDGFTSNSTNAPVEFVDIFPTLCHLANLDIPKHLSGKSLVLVMKDSTTSVRHSAMAQYTRGTSKMGYTLRSERYRYVKWMNMDYYKGERQGSLITTELYDYGNDPLETINLAKNVDYTDVVNEFEQEFTSRKIGQTSKE
- a CDS encoding sulfatase-like hydrolase/transferase; amino-acid sequence: MAYQKKSEENLNKPNFIFYLADDQDKLDYGTYGNPNVHTPNVDKLASQGLKFNSAFTGQAICAPCRSQLFTGLYPLKNGTFINHVGSKKGLLSVTDLLGDAGYEVVIAGKLHVKPQSVYERDSYYEDEPCGGFDMDKAIPIDSIENFLMTVTKPFCLFITSHYPHGPYPKSEETSYKPEDIVVHPHNEKNDKKVDLGRKMGYYENIKKDNEMPGWVPDMVDSDASLSSSTLFVYSSDHGASGKFTVTDAGLNVPFIVRWPGVIPPDMSTEAVVHYTDVLPTFFDIAGADIPSYLDVKSFKELLQGTTDRHQKYVYGVANHQNQLIPYIFPTRLIRSETFAYIRNFNSIGNYGDDENINKFIKRAALKFNAPAEELYDTVNDPYQLNNLAKDTVCQEVKGDLNRKLSVWIAQQEDYLLDYKMPVIYASNTALDNPRRLNKIPEELVGILKDSEVLYRTKELDFPLLLTPIVALKDISLSDTILSLKLEETSKLNIDFVPTNVTEKTVYWWSSNPEVAKVNQEGQIVALTKGTTNIQTMSFDGHHIASCEVIIVKI
- a CDS encoding arylsulfatase, which gives rise to MKSKLMVISRIFILALLSVLFYCCSKKGSHLPNIVIIYADDMGYGDLNCQNSNSKIPTVNLDKLASEGMRFTDAHSSSGICSPSRFALLTGTYHWRRQHGIVQSFGAPFFKDSDITLRQILKTKGYHTACIGKWHLGWNWKFKNLPSEEIIRRNDTIKVYGATDVDWSKSIAGGPLDRGFDYYFGDGTINFPPYAWIENNKVVEPPTEFMTGKTLGHKVKEGKWEFRPGPKVKNWNPYEVLPTLANKTVDWIKAQDKKQPFFLYFALPSPHAPIIPNDEFDGISQAGAYGDFMVQTDWVVGQVLKALKEKGLEENTLVIFSSDNGTEHYAWERAEKYGHFSMGNFRGLKRDVWEGGHHVPFIIKWPRQIKANSTSNEVISQVDVMATLASVTDTELPENAAPDSYDFTPVIKGKVYKSPIREATIHNTFASIWGIRKGDWLYINDSTGGHRALPESFKALTGYIDFDTDGLLFNMVKDPEQRVNLYEEQPSKIEELRDLMNAYRTTNRSVKLKNSSKY